A single genomic interval of Planktothrix sp. FACHB-1365 harbors:
- the glgP gene encoding glycogen/starch/alpha-glucan family phosphorylase: protein MSPSIPDSILNDLIADDPERLGSLDDLQRNFAANLLYLQGQLPTTATPQELYQALAYTIRQLLMPDWVKTIQQDAQNKIKRVCYFSTEYALGCHLANHLINFNLWEPLQQSLEAFNLKLQDLIDQEIQPSLGYGNVSQLPIDQLDSLSTLNLPAIAYGIRYEFGVFDQEIHQGWQVEKVDKWLRYGNPWEIARPEAMVEVKLGGHTEAYYDEQGRYRVRWISPRRIKGVPYDTPISGYQSHRINTLRLWKAEPIVSLNYQDFNIGDYYGTVQGKPYVELLTKVLYPHDEPIQEKQLRLEQQFFFVSCSLQDMIRYHLATEKTLDTFDQDYTVQLHDTPSAIAIAELMRLLIDEYGLEWEQAWSITRQTFTYVNPTLLPELQEKWPIGLLGSLLPRHLEIIYEINNRFLINIRSQYPADFGKLARLSLIDETGERYVRMTHLACVGSYAINGISNWQTKRLQQAIIPDFYELSPEKFRTISSGITPRRWLVLANPNLTHLITSKIGNSWIKNLTNLHRLEAELDQPEFRLAWRNIKQENKQQLANYIEENCGIKVNPDSIFDIQIERIQEYKRQHLNILKIITLYNRIRNNPNGDYVPQTFIFGGKTAPGYVMGKLMIKLIHAVGQVVNSDSIIGDRLKVVFIPNVNITLSQRIYPAADVSEHLAMAGKKAGGLAILKPALNGALTMGIVDGASAELRHAVGEENLFDFGLNLPETEALKAKGYNPWSYYHGNENLRQCIDQIASGYFSQDDPNLFKTLIDALLYHDEYMLFADYQSYIDCQDQVSKTYRDWEKWTRMSILNVARLGRFSSDAIVQTYSENIWQIHPV, encoded by the coding sequence ATGAGTCCCTCGATTCCCGATTCTATTTTAAACGATCTAATAGCCGATGATCCTGAAAGGCTAGGCTCTTTAGATGATTTGCAACGAAACTTTGCTGCAAATCTTCTCTATCTTCAAGGTCAATTACCTACAACAGCCACCCCTCAAGAATTATATCAAGCATTAGCCTATACAATTCGACAATTATTAATGCCTGATTGGGTGAAAACGATTCAACAGGATGCTCAAAACAAGATTAAACGAGTTTGTTATTTTTCGACAGAATACGCATTAGGATGTCATCTCGCTAATCATCTGATTAATTTCAATTTGTGGGAACCGCTACAACAAAGCTTAGAAGCCTTTAATTTAAAATTACAAGACTTAATTGATCAAGAAATTCAACCCAGTTTAGGCTATGGAAATGTTTCCCAATTACCCATAGATCAATTAGACTCTCTTTCTACCTTAAATCTTCCGGCTATTGCCTATGGAATTCGCTATGAATTTGGCGTTTTTGATCAAGAAATTCATCAAGGTTGGCAAGTCGAAAAAGTCGATAAATGGTTACGTTATGGAAATCCTTGGGAAATTGCTCGTCCAGAAGCAATGGTAGAAGTTAAATTAGGGGGTCATACGGAAGCTTATTATGATGAGCAAGGACGCTATCGAGTGCGTTGGATATCCCCTCGTCGGATTAAAGGTGTTCCTTATGATACCCCGATTTCCGGTTATCAAAGCCATCGGATTAATACCTTACGATTATGGAAAGCAGAACCCATTGTTTCCCTGAATTATCAAGATTTTAATATCGGGGATTATTATGGAACAGTTCAGGGAAAACCCTATGTGGAATTACTCACAAAAGTCTTATATCCCCATGATGAACCGATTCAAGAAAAACAACTACGTTTAGAACAACAATTCTTTTTTGTGTCCTGTTCCCTGCAAGATATGATTCGGTATCATTTAGCAACGGAAAAGACGTTAGATACTTTTGATCAGGATTATACGGTTCAACTTCATGATACTCCCAGTGCGATCGCTATTGCAGAATTAATGCGATTATTGATTGATGAATATGGTTTAGAGTGGGAACAAGCTTGGTCAATTACCCGACAAACTTTTACCTATGTTAACCCCACACTATTACCCGAACTTCAAGAGAAATGGCCGATTGGATTATTAGGAAGTTTATTACCCCGTCACTTAGAAATTATCTATGAAATTAATAATCGGTTTTTAATTAATATTCGCAGCCAATATCCGGCAGACTTTGGCAAATTAGCCCGATTATCTTTAATTGATGAAACGGGAGAACGATATGTACGGATGACTCATTTAGCTTGTGTGGGAAGTTATGCCATTAATGGGATTTCTAACTGGCAAACTAAACGATTGCAACAAGCCATTATTCCTGATTTCTATGAATTATCACCGGAAAAATTTAGAACAATTAGCAGTGGAATTACCCCCAGGCGTTGGTTGGTCTTAGCTAATCCCAATTTAACCCACTTAATCACTTCTAAAATTGGCAATAGCTGGATTAAAAACTTAACAAACTTGCATCGCTTAGAAGCAGAATTAGATCAACCCGAATTCCGATTGGCTTGGCGTAATATTAAACAAGAAAACAAACAACAACTTGCAAATTATATTGAAGAAAATTGTGGAATAAAAGTTAATCCTGATTCTATTTTTGATATTCAAATAGAACGGATTCAAGAATATAAACGCCAACATCTTAATATTTTGAAGATTATTACCCTTTATAACCGCATTCGGAACAATCCTAACGGGGATTATGTTCCTCAAACCTTTATTTTTGGAGGAAAAACTGCCCCCGGTTATGTCATGGGAAAATTAATGATTAAATTAATCCATGCGGTGGGTCAAGTGGTGAATTCAGATTCGATCATTGGCGATCGCTTAAAAGTCGTATTTATTCCCAATGTTAATATAACCTTAAGTCAACGTATTTATCCAGCCGCCGATGTATCTGAACATTTAGCAATGGCGGGTAAAAAAGCGGGAGGACTGGCAATTTTGAAACCTGCTCTCAATGGTGCCTTAACAATGGGAATTGTAGATGGTGCTAGTGCAGAATTACGCCATGCTGTGGGGGAAGAAAATTTATTTGATTTTGGCTTAAATTTACCCGAAACAGAAGCATTAAAAGCCAAAGGTTATAATCCTTGGAGTTATTATCATGGGAATGAAAATCTACGACAATGTATTGATCAAATTGCATCGGGTTATTTTTCCCAAGACGATCCCAATTTATTTAAAACCTTAATTGATGCCTTATTATACCATGATGAATATATGCTGTTTGCGGATTATCAATCCTATATAGATTGTCAAGATCAAGTTAGCAAAACCTATCGAGATTGGGAAAAGTGGACGCGAATGTCAATTTTAAATGTGGCGCGTTTAGGTCGTTTTTCTTCCGATGCAATTGTCCAAACCTACTCTGAGAATATTTGGCAGATTCATCCGGTTTAG
- a CDS encoding transaldolase, translated as MGQTLLEQLREMTVVVADTGDIQAIEMYTPRDATTNPSLITAAAQMPQYEEIVDNTLKKARQELGKSASPSEVATLAFERLAVAFGLKILEIIPGRVSTEVDARLSYDTEATIAKGRYLIEQYEANGISRDRILIKIASTWEGIKAAEVLEKEGIHCNLTLLFGIHQAIACAEAGATLISPFVGRILDWYKKESGRDSYPPEEDPGVLSVTRIYNYYKKFGYQTEVMGASFRNIGEITELAGCDLLTISPALLEELQSTVGELPRKLNPETATTFEMEKISIDQDTFNRMHAEDKMASEKLEEGIKGFSKALEALEKFLADRLARIEGEEVISHAAEDIFRAYDLDGDGYITREEWSGTDAVFDALDQDNDGQITAEEMAAGLGVSFHLATV; from the coding sequence ATGGGACAGACTCTACTCGAACAACTACGCGAAATGACCGTTGTAGTGGCGGATACGGGAGATATCCAAGCCATTGAAATGTATACCCCCAGAGATGCAACCACCAACCCTTCCTTAATTACCGCCGCTGCCCAAATGCCTCAATATGAGGAAATTGTGGATAATACCCTCAAAAAAGCACGTCAGGAGTTAGGGAAAAGTGCTTCCCCTTCAGAAGTTGCCACTTTAGCTTTTGAACGATTAGCCGTTGCCTTTGGCTTAAAAATATTAGAAATTATTCCAGGGCGGGTGTCAACGGAAGTAGATGCTCGGTTATCCTATGATACGGAAGCCACCATTGCTAAAGGTCGTTATTTAATTGAACAATATGAAGCCAATGGCATTTCTCGCGATCGCATTTTAATTAAAATTGCCTCTACTTGGGAAGGAATTAAAGCCGCAGAAGTTTTGGAAAAAGAAGGGATTCATTGTAATTTAACCCTATTGTTTGGGATTCATCAAGCGATCGCCTGTGCCGAAGCGGGAGCAACTTTAATTTCTCCGTTTGTGGGGCGGATTTTAGATTGGTATAAAAAAGAAAGTGGACGAGATTCCTACCCCCCAGAGGAAGACCCCGGTGTGTTATCTGTCACCCGAATTTATAACTATTATAAAAAATTCGGTTATCAAACAGAAGTCATGGGGGCTAGTTTCCGCAATATTGGGGAAATTACCGAGTTAGCAGGTTGTGATTTACTGACGATTTCTCCAGCTTTATTAGAAGAATTACAATCTACAGTGGGTGAGTTACCTCGCAAACTTAATCCCGAAACTGCTACAACTTTTGAGATGGAAAAAATCTCCATTGATCAAGACACTTTTAACCGAATGCACGCCGAAGATAAAATGGCTTCGGAAAAATTAGAAGAAGGAATTAAAGGGTTTTCTAAAGCCTTAGAAGCGTTGGAAAAATTCTTAGCAGATCGATTAGCTAGAATTGAAGGGGAAGAAGTGATTAGTCATGCGGCGGAAGATATTTTCCGCGCCTATGATTTAGATGGAGATGGTTATATTACCCGTGAAGAATGGTCAGGAACCGATGCTGTCTTTGATGCTCTGGATCAAGATAATGATGGTCAAATTACCGCCGAAGAAATGGCGGCTGGACTGGGAGTATCGTTCCATTTAGCAACGGTTTAA
- a CDS encoding DUF1269 domain-containing protein, with the protein MSDLIAIAYDDEYKAEEVRLTLIKLQKEHLIELEDAAVVVKNAEGKVKLKQAVDLTTAGAVSGGFWGLLIGTLFLSPVLGAAVGAAAGAASGALSDIGVDDNFMKSLGETMQPGTSALFVLVRKVTPDKVLEEVAPYGGKVLRTSLSKDEEAQLQEVLTNRGVTV; encoded by the coding sequence ATGAGTGACTTAATTGCGATCGCTTACGATGACGAATACAAAGCCGAAGAAGTGCGTCTAACCTTGATTAAATTACAAAAAGAACATTTAATCGAATTAGAAGACGCGGCGGTTGTCGTTAAGAATGCTGAAGGGAAAGTTAAACTCAAACAGGCTGTTGACTTAACAACGGCTGGTGCGGTCAGTGGTGGGTTTTGGGGTTTATTAATTGGAACTTTATTCCTGAGTCCAGTTTTAGGGGCTGCTGTTGGTGCTGCTGCTGGGGCTGCTAGTGGCGCATTAAGTGATATTGGTGTTGATGATAACTTTATGAAGTCTTTGGGGGAAACAATGCAACCCGGAACCTCTGCGCTGTTTGTTTTAGTGCGGAAAGTCACCCCCGATAAAGTGTTAGAAGAAGTCGCACCCTATGGGGGGAAAGTATTAAGAACCTCCCTGAGTAAAGATGAAGAAGCCCAATTACAGGAAGTTCTCACGAACCGAGGCGTGACGGTTTAA
- a CDS encoding calcium-binding protein produces MLEIKKTLETRFLYTRTKSPSTGADQLQGSTGNDTYVVDNAGDIVTELASGGTDLVQSSVTYTLPVEVENLTLTGTTAINGTGNALANIITGNTANNILNGSTGNDNLIGSSGADQLLGGDGNDSLSGDAANDTLTGGLGADKFIYNTNAAFTTTAVGVDSITDFTIAQGDLIVLDKTTFTSISSIAGTGFSVATEFAKVTTDALAATSAADIVYNTATGGLFYNQNGTAAGFGTGAQFLTLTTKPVLTATQFVIQA; encoded by the coding sequence TTGTTAGAAATCAAGAAAACTTTAGAAACCCGGTTTCTGTATACCCGCACTAAGTCCCCCAGTACCGGAGCCGACCAACTTCAAGGTAGTACAGGAAACGATACTTATGTTGTTGATAATGCTGGAGATATCGTTACAGAATTAGCTAGTGGAGGAACAGATTTAGTCCAATCTTCTGTCACCTATACCTTACCTGTGGAAGTGGAAAACCTGACCTTAACCGGAACTACTGCTATTAATGGTACTGGTAACGCTTTAGCTAATATTATTACCGGAAATACCGCTAATAATATTCTCAATGGCAGTACCGGAAATGATAACTTGATTGGGAGTAGTGGCGCTGACCAATTATTAGGTGGTGATGGCAACGACTCCCTCAGTGGAGATGCTGCTAATGATACCCTGACGGGTGGACTCGGTGCGGATAAATTTATCTATAATACTAATGCAGCCTTTACGACTACTGCGGTAGGTGTGGATTCTATTACCGATTTTACCATAGCCCAAGGGGATCTGATTGTATTAGATAAAACCACCTTTACCAGTATTAGCAGTATTGCGGGAACTGGGTTTTCTGTTGCTACTGAATTTGCTAAGGTAACAACGGATGCTCTCGCTGCTACCAGTGCCGCCGATATTGTTTATAATACCGCGACGGGCGGATTATTCTACAATCAAAACGGCACAGCCGCAGGTTTTGGCACAGGTGCTCAATTCTTAACCTTAACCACTAAACCTGTCTTAACAGCAACTCAATTTGTAATTCAAGCCTAA
- the cysE gene encoding serine O-acetyltransferase — protein sequence MFLEDLQTISQRDPAARNWLEILFCYPGLQAIWWHRIAHQLYRWRIPFLPRFLSHLSRWFTGIEIHPGAKIGKGVFIDHGMGVVIGETAIVGDYALIYQGATLGGTGKEKGKRHPTLGHHVMVGAGAKLLGNIYIGDHVRIGAGSVVLRDVPSHSTVVGVPGRITRNSKETDDLQLSDHLPDPEATVIRNLFERIKLLEQELASLKALNSVTDVPDSSQQGAIANIQANEIIEEFLNGAGI from the coding sequence ATGTTTTTGGAAGATTTACAAACCATTTCCCAACGTGATCCGGCTGCCCGCAATTGGTTAGAGATCCTATTTTGTTACCCTGGATTACAAGCGATTTGGTGGCATCGAATTGCCCATCAATTGTATCGTTGGAGGATTCCATTTTTACCCCGTTTTCTCTCTCATCTGAGCCGTTGGTTTACAGGGATTGAAATTCATCCCGGTGCTAAGATTGGTAAAGGAGTTTTTATTGATCATGGCATGGGAGTTGTGATTGGAGAAACTGCAATTGTTGGAGATTATGCTTTAATTTATCAAGGGGCAACTTTAGGCGGAACGGGGAAGGAAAAAGGCAAACGACATCCCACGTTAGGTCATCACGTTATGGTGGGAGCAGGTGCTAAATTATTAGGTAATATTTATATTGGGGATCATGTTCGCATTGGTGCGGGTTCGGTGGTTTTAAGAGATGTTCCCAGTCATTCTACCGTTGTCGGTGTTCCGGGGCGCATTACTCGCAATTCTAAAGAAACGGATGATTTACAATTATCCGATCATTTACCTGATCCTGAAGCTACAGTGATTCGGAATTTGTTTGAACGAATTAAACTTTTAGAACAGGAATTAGCTAGTTTAAAGGCTTTAAATTCTGTGACGGACGTTCCAGATAGCTCGCAACAAGGTGCGATCGCTAATATTCAGGCTAACGAAATTATTGAAGAATTTCTGAATGGAGCAGGGATTTAA
- a CDS encoding cysteine desulfurase: MTINMPESNGKNLDHPFDVLRVATLANQFYTALPGENNIAPVTPPQSAMPTHPPLPQPDSRGSDVGGVVFLGSAAPSQVLTEEALTRMAQQFVATLLPTQLETSFKQALTQPESLSPSLGSQPQTSDVTSEAFNPVPKEYLTEIPSLLAIAQPDPGIPNTANPPISDLDWKQVFTEIQDNSLPVQEPSQPSFYFLSSPTVENLGLESGEPFDVQAIRKDFPILHQNVNGKPLIWMDNAATTQKPQSVIDSLSRFYQRDNSNIHRGAHTLAARATDAYESAREKVQRFLGASSASEIIFVRGTTEAINLVAQTYGRKHIGEGDEILLSTLEHHANIVPWQMLAQQTGAIIKVIPVSDRGEILLEEYAQLLSPRTRLVGITQVSNALGTVLPVREMTEVAHRHGVPVLVDGAQAVSHFPVNVQEINCDFYTLSGHKLFAPTGIGALYVKREILEDLPPWQGGGSMIRSVSFEKTVYSDPPAKFEAGTPNIADAVGLGAAIDYITRLGMHNIEQYEHKLTCYATKRLAEIPGLRQIGTSPHKVSVLSFIFDDIPVEQVGQRLAQEGIAVRAGHHCAQPTMQRYGLTGTVRPSLAFYNTCAEIDTLIEVLQTLRFR, translated from the coding sequence ATGACTATCAATATGCCAGAGTCTAACGGCAAAAACCTCGATCATCCGTTTGATGTTCTTAGGGTGGCAACCTTGGCAAATCAGTTTTATACCGCCTTACCTGGTGAAAACAATATTGCCCCTGTGACTCCCCCTCAGTCCGCAATGCCTACCCATCCGCCCCTACCCCAACCGGACAGCAGAGGATCAGATGTTGGTGGAGTCGTATTCCTGGGAAGTGCAGCACCCAGCCAAGTGTTAACGGAAGAAGCCTTAACCCGCATGGCGCAACAGTTTGTAGCGACGCTGTTACCGACTCAACTCGAAACCAGTTTCAAACAAGCCTTGACCCAGCCAGAATCCCTCAGTCCATCCTTGGGATCACAACCGCAGACATCGGATGTTACTTCTGAAGCCTTCAATCCGGTTCCTAAAGAGTATTTAACTGAGATTCCTTCTTTGTTGGCGATCGCTCAACCTGATCCTGGAATTCCAAATACTGCCAATCCACCGATTAGCGACTTGGATTGGAAACAGGTATTTACAGAGATTCAGGATAATTCGCTTCCAGTCCAGGAACCCTCTCAACCGTCTTTTTATTTTCTCTCTTCCCCAACGGTAGAAAACCTGGGGTTAGAATCAGGGGAACCCTTTGATGTTCAGGCAATTCGCAAAGACTTCCCAATCTTGCACCAAAACGTCAACGGCAAACCCCTGATCTGGATGGATAACGCTGCAACCACTCAAAAGCCACAAAGCGTTATTGATAGTTTATCGCGGTTCTATCAGCGAGACAACTCTAATATTCACCGAGGTGCTCACACCTTAGCCGCAAGGGCAACGGATGCCTATGAATCCGCCAGAGAGAAGGTACAACGGTTTTTAGGAGCGAGTTCAGCCTCCGAGATTATCTTTGTGCGGGGGACAACGGAAGCGATCAATTTAGTGGCTCAAACCTACGGTCGCAAACACATTGGTGAAGGGGATGAAATTCTGCTTTCCACCCTGGAACATCACGCCAATATCGTTCCTTGGCAGATGTTAGCCCAACAAACGGGTGCTATCATTAAAGTGATTCCGGTGAGCGATCGCGGTGAGATTCTCCTTGAAGAATATGCTCAACTCCTCAGCCCTCGAACTCGTTTAGTGGGAATTACTCAAGTCTCTAACGCCTTGGGAACGGTTCTCCCCGTGCGGGAAATGACTGAAGTGGCACACCGTCATGGTGTTCCGGTGCTGGTGGATGGTGCCCAAGCGGTTTCTCATTTTCCTGTCAATGTTCAAGAGATCAATTGTGATTTTTATACCCTGTCTGGTCATAAACTGTTTGCACCGACAGGTATTGGAGCACTGTATGTCAAACGGGAAATTTTAGAAGATCTTCCTCCTTGGCAAGGTGGGGGGAGTATGATTCGCAGTGTTAGCTTTGAAAAGACGGTTTACAGCGACCCCCCAGCTAAATTTGAAGCCGGAACTCCCAATATTGCGGATGCGGTGGGACTAGGGGCAGCCATTGACTATATTACCCGCCTGGGAATGCACAATATTGAGCAGTATGAACACAAGCTCACCTGTTATGCCACAAAACGCCTAGCGGAAATACCGGGTTTGCGTCAAATTGGCACTTCCCCCCATAAAGTCAGTGTGTTATCGTTTATTTTCGATGACATTCCGGTGGAACAAGTGGGTCAACGCCTTGCTCAAGAAGGTATTGCCGTTCGTGCAGGTCATCATTGCGCCCAACCGACAATGCAGCGTTATGGTTTAACGGGTACAGTTCGACCCTCTCTAGCGTTTTATAACACTTGTGCAGAAATTGACACTTTAATAGAGGTTTTACAAACTCTTAGATTTCGTTAA
- a CDS encoding family 2B encapsulin nanocompartment shell protein has protein sequence MVTINRNETRQRQSIDTKAARNLAITTNTVPQMAGITPRWLLHFLPWVQVQSGTYRVNRTKVVLKPSPKVRVNNNNGHSSISPEELRTIPMLSVLDPSDATAIANRFQSESFNIGETIIQQGQPGEKFYIVVEGKLEVSTSGDEGENLRVAVLGSGDYFGAVGLAPEVISHSTIRTLTPCRLLALSKPCFDEILSQSPDIRLSLQKAIEEQSRLKSVVNLYGEEKIPVVTDYQGEIELPASYIDYEIEPREYDLSLVQNILRVHTHVTDIYNEPIDQLREQIRLTVENLKERQEWEIINNPNFGLLNSISPLMRVQPRYDVPTPDDLDELLTRVWKKPAFFLAHPRAIAAFGRECTRRGVPPVSINIFGSPFITWRGVPLVPCDKLEIKGYNGNLQGPGKTNILLVRVGEKEQGVVGLHKVGIPGEQLPSLSVRFMGIDSQSLASYLLTLYFSCAVLTDDAVAVLENVEVGYYHDYQYARV, from the coding sequence ATGGTAACAATCAACAGAAATGAAACTCGTCAACGGCAAAGCATCGATACAAAAGCCGCTCGCAATCTAGCCATCACCACAAATACCGTGCCTCAAATGGCCGGAATTACCCCTCGGTGGCTATTACATTTTCTGCCTTGGGTACAGGTACAATCAGGGACTTATCGGGTCAATCGTACAAAAGTTGTTCTCAAACCCAGTCCTAAAGTTCGGGTTAATAATAATAACGGACATTCCAGTATTTCCCCTGAAGAATTACGCACTATTCCAATGTTATCTGTCCTTGATCCATCGGATGCAACTGCGATCGCCAATCGTTTCCAAAGTGAATCCTTTAATATTGGTGAAACCATTATCCAACAAGGTCAGCCGGGGGAAAAATTCTATATTGTTGTTGAAGGAAAATTAGAAGTTTCCACCTCTGGCGATGAAGGGGAAAATCTGCGAGTTGCGGTACTCGGAAGCGGAGACTACTTTGGGGCGGTGGGTTTAGCTCCAGAAGTAATCAGTCATTCCACAATTCGTACCCTCACTCCTTGCCGCTTACTGGCGCTTTCCAAACCCTGCTTTGACGAAATTCTGAGTCAGTCCCCTGACATTCGATTAAGTTTACAAAAGGCGATTGAAGAACAAAGCCGGTTAAAATCCGTTGTTAATCTTTATGGGGAAGAAAAAATTCCCGTTGTCACTGATTATCAAGGAGAAATTGAACTTCCCGCCTCCTATATTGACTATGAAATTGAACCGCGAGAATATGATCTCAGCCTAGTTCAGAATATCCTGCGGGTTCATACCCATGTCACCGATATTTATAACGAACCCATTGATCAACTCCGCGAACAAATTCGCCTGACGGTCGAAAACTTAAAAGAACGTCAAGAATGGGAAATCATTAATAACCCTAACTTTGGCTTACTCAACTCGATTTCGCCCTTAATGCGGGTTCAACCTCGCTATGATGTCCCCACTCCCGATGACCTGGATGAACTGTTAACCCGGGTTTGGAAAAAACCCGCCTTCTTCTTAGCTCATCCCCGTGCGATCGCAGCCTTTGGGCGGGAATGCACTCGTCGGGGTGTGCCACCTGTGAGCATTAATATATTTGGATCACCCTTCATCACTTGGCGAGGTGTGCCTTTAGTTCCCTGCGATAAATTAGAAATCAAAGGCTACAATGGCAACCTCCAAGGCCCCGGTAAAACCAATATTCTGTTAGTGCGAGTGGGTGAAAAAGAACAAGGGGTCGTCGGTTTGCATAAAGTCGGTATTCCGGGTGAACAACTCCCCAGTTTATCCGTGCGGTTTATGGGTATTGATTCTCAGTCCTTAGCGTCTTATCTGTTAACCCTCTATTTCTCCTGCGCGGTCTTAACCGATGATGCGGTCGCTGTTCTGGAAAACGTCGAAGTAGGATACTACCATGACTATCAATATGCCAGAGTCTAA
- a CDS encoding ABC transporter ATP-binding protein: MIINSDEKLKSEQKNSFLIRVENLQKYFPVMQGILLQRQVGAIKAVDGVTFNIQRGETLSLVGESGCGKSTTGRLILQLTRPTDGKIYFENTDLTGLTEKELHPFRRRMQMIFQDPYSSLNPRMTVGKIISEPLIIHQLADSKTAQNRVKELLELVGLNSDVMNRYPHEFSGGQQQRIGIARALAMNPDFIVCDEPIAALDVSIQAQVINLMQNLQKTLGLTYLFIAHDLSVVRHISDRIAVMYLGKIVEISDRISLYENPLHPYTQALLSAVPIPDPELEAKRQRILLTGEVPSPMNPPTGCRFCSRCPYVIEQCRIEEPLLKDIGSNHSVACHLVNIPCPPFVIRNS, encoded by the coding sequence ATGATAATCAATTCTGACGAGAAGCTCAAATCTGAGCAAAAAAATTCTTTCTTAATTCGGGTTGAAAACTTACAAAAATACTTTCCCGTGATGCAAGGAATTTTGCTACAACGTCAAGTTGGCGCAATTAAAGCTGTTGATGGCGTTACGTTTAATATTCAACGGGGAGAAACCTTAAGTTTAGTCGGGGAGTCGGGGTGTGGAAAAAGTACAACCGGACGACTAATTTTACAACTCACTCGTCCAACTGATGGAAAAATTTACTTTGAAAATACCGACTTAACTGGTTTAACCGAGAAAGAATTGCATCCCTTTCGCCGACGAATGCAAATGATATTTCAAGATCCCTATTCTTCTTTAAATCCTCGAATGACCGTTGGTAAAATTATTAGTGAACCTTTAATTATTCATCAATTAGCAGATTCAAAAACTGCCCAAAATCGCGTTAAAGAATTATTAGAATTAGTGGGATTAAATTCTGATGTAATGAATCGTTATCCCCATGAATTTTCCGGGGGACAACAACAACGCATTGGCATTGCCAGAGCCTTAGCCATGAATCCTGATTTTATTGTTTGTGATGAACCCATTGCTGCCTTGGATGTTTCTATTCAAGCACAAGTCATTAATTTAATGCAAAATTTACAGAAAACTCTAGGATTAACTTATCTTTTTATTGCCCATGATTTAAGTGTAGTTCGTCATATTTCTGACCGAATTGCGGTGATGTATTTAGGGAAAATAGTAGAAATTTCAGATCGGATTTCCTTGTATGAAAATCCCCTCCATCCCTATACTCAAGCTTTATTATCCGCCGTTCCCATTCCAGATCCCGAATTAGAAGCCAAACGACAACGCATTTTATTAACCGGGGAAGTTCCTAGCCCGATGAACCCTCCAACGGGATGCCGATTTTGTAGTCGTTGTCCTTATGTTATCGAACAATGCCGCATTGAAGAACCTCTCTTAAAAGATATAGGTTCAAACCATTCCGTTGCTTGCCATTTGGTCAACATTCCCTGTCCCCCATTCGTAATTCGTAATTCGTAA